From a region of the Streptomyces sp. NBC_01454 genome:
- a CDS encoding Rv2578c family radical SAM protein: MRWDNLGDSPSALFGTEVVSRTVDTPEFRGITFHEVHARSLVNRVPGASRMPFEWTVNPYRGCSHACVYCFARKTHSYLDLDTGQGFDSQIVVKVNAPALLRRELAARRWRGEHIAMGTNVDCYQRAEGRYALMPGILEALRDHANPFSILTKGTLILRDLTLLQQAAAVTDIGISVSVGFLDRELWRTVEPGTPAPERRLEVVRTLTAHGIGCGVLMAPVIPFLGDAPEQLRATVRAVAEAGAGSVTPLVLHLRPGAREWFMAWLGHHHPHLVRRYETMYADGAYAPTWYQRRITRQVHELATEYGIGPGRTRRLPPPPDPGPAPAAGTPPEPTQLTLL, from the coding sequence ATGCGCTGGGACAATCTCGGCGACAGCCCGTCCGCACTGTTCGGTACGGAGGTCGTGAGCCGGACCGTCGACACCCCCGAATTCCGCGGGATCACCTTCCATGAGGTACACGCCCGCTCGCTCGTGAACCGGGTCCCGGGCGCCTCCCGGATGCCGTTCGAATGGACCGTGAATCCCTACCGCGGCTGCAGCCACGCCTGTGTGTACTGCTTCGCGCGCAAGACGCACAGCTATCTCGACCTGGACACCGGGCAGGGCTTCGACTCCCAGATCGTGGTGAAGGTCAACGCGCCCGCGCTGCTGCGGCGTGAGCTGGCCGCCCGCCGCTGGCGCGGCGAGCACATAGCGATGGGCACCAACGTCGACTGTTATCAGCGCGCGGAGGGCCGCTACGCCCTGATGCCCGGCATCCTCGAGGCGCTGCGCGACCACGCCAACCCCTTCTCGATCCTCACCAAGGGCACCCTCATCCTCCGCGACCTGACGCTGCTCCAGCAGGCCGCCGCGGTCACCGACATCGGCATCTCCGTCTCCGTCGGCTTCCTCGACCGCGAGCTGTGGCGCACGGTCGAGCCCGGCACCCCCGCCCCGGAACGCCGCCTGGAGGTGGTGCGGACCCTCACCGCGCACGGCATCGGCTGCGGGGTGCTGATGGCGCCGGTGATCCCGTTCCTCGGGGACGCGCCGGAGCAGCTGCGGGCCACGGTGCGCGCCGTCGCGGAGGCCGGCGCCGGCTCCGTGACCCCCCTCGTACTGCATCTGCGGCCCGGCGCCCGCGAGTGGTTCATGGCCTGGCTGGGGCACCACCACCCGCACCTCGTGCGGCGCTACGAGACGATGTACGCCGACGGCGCCTACGCCCCGACGTGGTACCAGCGCCGGATCACCCGTCAGGTCCACGAACTCGCCACGGAGTACGGCATCGGCCCCGGCCGGACCCGCCGGCTCCCGCCACCGCCGGATCCCGGCCCGGCACCGGCCGCCGGCACCCCGCCGGAGCCGACCCAGCTGACGCTGCTCTGA
- a CDS encoding GNAT family N-acetyltransferase, whose amino-acid sequence MTAADVDAVSAVRVRGWQHAYRGLMPQAYLDAMSVAADAGRRRAWFGRRTTEVSDLVAERDGEVIGWASVGPARDPDIAPGAEELPAPRPTAGELLALYVAPDLIGTGVGRALLAAGTADARAKGFDTLYLWVVRGNTLARRFYERAGFMPDGAEESHEVGGRSVPELRYRRRLTPESAPPESARPAPGPAPCSGS is encoded by the coding sequence ATGACCGCGGCCGACGTCGACGCGGTCTCGGCGGTGCGGGTCCGCGGCTGGCAGCACGCGTATCGGGGGCTGATGCCCCAGGCGTATCTGGACGCGATGAGCGTGGCGGCGGATGCCGGGCGGCGGCGGGCGTGGTTCGGCCGCCGGACGACGGAGGTGTCGGATCTGGTGGCCGAACGCGACGGCGAGGTCATCGGCTGGGCCTCGGTCGGACCGGCCCGCGACCCCGATATCGCCCCGGGCGCCGAGGAGTTGCCCGCACCCCGGCCGACCGCGGGCGAGCTGCTCGCGCTCTATGTGGCGCCGGACCTGATCGGCACCGGCGTCGGGCGCGCCCTGCTGGCCGCCGGCACGGCCGACGCACGGGCGAAGGGGTTTGACACGCTGTATCTGTGGGTGGTGCGCGGCAACACCCTCGCCCGCCGCTTCTACGAGCGGGCCGGCTTCATGCCGGACGGCGCGGAGGAGTCCCACGAGGTGGGCGGCCGCAGCGTCCCGGAGCTGCGCTACCGGCGCCGGCTCACGCCGGAGTCCGCGCCGCCGGAGTCCGCCCGCCCGGCGCCCGGCCCGGCCCCCTGCTCCGGATCCTGA
- a CDS encoding HEAT repeat domain-containing protein yields MEDEFHELTDRVRAELRSPQDLVAYERLLGLARKNTPAGREELARMLVAVERPLWAREIAAFILGCAGDKRAFETLVLLLNYRDPVRCATAAHALARLGDPRTARAAAALATNPLRTAYALHPVRLLAELRAPQSVPALIATLERLLTPHTPYWRVALACVEGLGALGDRRAVPALTAAVAHPRLAAAAAASLARLGVHEEAAAPAGPDGRSGGRADGGPGRGQDPEQGAGPGAGRADSGGADSGVSRRR; encoded by the coding sequence ATGGAAGACGAATTCCACGAGTTGACGGACCGGGTGCGGGCCGAGCTCCGCTCCCCGCAGGATCTGGTCGCCTATGAACGGCTGCTGGGGCTGGCCCGCAAGAACACTCCGGCCGGCCGCGAGGAACTGGCCCGGATGCTGGTCGCCGTCGAACGTCCGCTGTGGGCCAGGGAGATCGCCGCCTTCATCCTGGGCTGCGCCGGCGACAAGCGGGCCTTCGAGACGCTCGTGCTGTTACTGAACTACCGCGACCCGGTGCGCTGCGCCACCGCCGCTCACGCCCTGGCCCGGCTCGGCGATCCCCGTACCGCCCGCGCCGCGGCCGCGCTGGCCACCAACCCGCTGCGCACCGCCTACGCCCTGCACCCGGTCCGGCTGCTCGCCGAGCTCCGTGCGCCGCAGTCCGTCCCGGCGCTGATCGCGACCCTGGAGCGGCTGCTGACCCCGCACACCCCCTACTGGCGGGTGGCGCTCGCCTGCGTCGAGGGCCTGGGCGCGCTGGGCGACCGGCGCGCCGTCCCCGCCCTCACCGCCGCCGTCGCCCATCCGCGGCTGGCGGCCGCCGCCGCGGCGTCACTGGCGCGGCTGGGGGTGCACGAGGAGGCGGCGGCACCAGCCGGGCCGGACGGCAGGAGTGGGGGCCGCGCGGACGGCGGGCCGGGCCGGGGTCAGGATCCGGAGCAGGGGGCCGGGCCGGGCGCCGGGCGGGCGGACTCCGGCGGCGCGGACTCCGGCGTGAGCCGGCGCCGGTAG
- a CDS encoding 3-hydroxyacyl-CoA dehydrogenase family protein, with protein sequence MDPQSTPDLSTPASSLPLSTVAVVGLGTMGTGIAEVLARAGREVIGIDTDEAAARQAVAALEGATARAVARERITERERQDILARFRTFTDLQAAADADLVIEVVPEDYELKRQVFAGLDAVVRADTILATGTNALSVTRLAADSQRPERVLGVHFFNPAPAMKLVEVVSSVLTAPTAVTAVTELARDLGKDPIAVGDRPGFVADGLLFGYLNQAAAMYEAKYATREDIDAAMRLGCGLPMGPLALLDLIGVDTARTVLEAMYADSQDRLHAPAPILGQLTEAGLTGRKAGRGFYTYEAPGWGHLPAVAGGATVVPDAESPASADELSAGRTVSSVGVAGSGTMASGIAEVFAKAGYKVVLAARSLEKAETAKARIAKSLARSVDKGRMSAEARDTTLASITPAGALDAFADVDLAVEAVAEDLAVKQELFRTLDKVCKPGAVLATTTSSLPVVACARATSRPEDVIGMHFFNPAPAMKLVEVVRTVLTADDVHATVRAVCAKVRKHPVDCGDRAGFIVNALLFPYLNNAIKMVEEHYASLDDIDAAMKLGGGYPMGPFELLDVVGLDVSLAIEKVLHAEFRDPGLAPSALLEHLVAAGCLGRKTGRGFREYARR encoded by the coding sequence ATGGACCCTCAGTCCACCCCTGATCTCTCAACCCCCGCCTCCTCCCTGCCCCTTTCGACCGTCGCCGTCGTCGGCCTGGGCACCATGGGCACCGGCATCGCCGAGGTCCTGGCCCGTGCCGGCCGCGAGGTCATCGGGATCGACACCGACGAAGCCGCCGCGCGGCAGGCCGTCGCCGCCCTCGAAGGTGCCACCGCCCGTGCGGTGGCGCGTGAGCGGATCACGGAGCGGGAGCGCCAGGACATCCTGGCCCGGTTCCGCACCTTCACCGATCTGCAGGCCGCCGCGGACGCCGATCTCGTCATCGAGGTCGTGCCCGAGGACTACGAGCTCAAGCGGCAGGTCTTCGCCGGGCTGGACGCCGTGGTGCGGGCCGACACCATCCTGGCCACCGGCACCAACGCGCTCTCGGTGACCCGGCTGGCCGCCGACTCCCAGCGCCCCGAGCGGGTGCTCGGTGTGCACTTCTTCAACCCCGCACCGGCCATGAAGCTGGTCGAGGTGGTCTCCTCCGTCCTCACCGCGCCGACCGCGGTCACGGCCGTCACCGAACTCGCCCGTGACCTGGGCAAGGACCCGATCGCGGTGGGTGACCGCCCCGGCTTCGTCGCCGACGGCCTGCTGTTCGGCTACCTGAACCAGGCCGCGGCGATGTACGAGGCCAAATACGCCACCCGCGAGGACATCGACGCCGCGATGCGGCTCGGCTGCGGCCTGCCCATGGGCCCGCTGGCCCTGCTCGACCTGATCGGCGTGGACACCGCCCGGACGGTCCTGGAGGCGATGTACGCCGATTCCCAGGACCGGCTGCACGCCCCGGCACCGATCCTGGGCCAGCTGACCGAGGCGGGGCTGACCGGCCGCAAGGCGGGCCGTGGCTTCTACACGTACGAGGCCCCGGGCTGGGGGCACCTCCCAGCGGTAGCTGGGGGAGCCACGGTCGTGCCGGACGCGGAGAGCCCGGCGTCCGCCGACGAACTCTCCGCCGGGCGCACGGTCAGCAGCGTCGGCGTGGCCGGTTCCGGGACGATGGCCAGCGGTATCGCCGAGGTCTTCGCCAAGGCGGGCTACAAGGTCGTGCTGGCCGCCCGCAGCCTGGAGAAGGCGGAGACGGCGAAGGCCAGGATCGCCAAGTCCTTGGCCCGTTCCGTGGACAAGGGCCGGATGAGCGCCGAGGCCCGGGACACCACCCTGGCGTCGATCACCCCGGCCGGGGCGCTCGATGCGTTCGCGGACGTCGATCTGGCGGTCGAGGCGGTGGCCGAGGACCTGGCGGTCAAGCAGGAGCTGTTCCGGACGCTGGACAAGGTCTGCAAGCCGGGTGCCGTCCTGGCGACCACCACCTCCTCGCTGCCGGTCGTGGCCTGCGCCCGTGCCACCTCGCGCCCCGAGGACGTCATCGGGATGCACTTCTTCAACCCGGCGCCCGCCATGAAGCTGGTGGAGGTGGTCCGTACGGTCCTGACGGCCGACGACGTCCACGCCACCGTGCGGGCGGTCTGCGCCAAGGTCCGCAAGCACCCCGTGGACTGCGGCGACCGGGCCGGATTCATCGTGAACGCGCTGCTGTTCCCGTACCTGAACAACGCGATCAAGATGGTCGAGGAGCACTACGCGTCGCTGGACGACATCGACGCCGCCATGAAGCTCGGCGGCGGCTACCCGATGGGCCCGTTCGAACTCCTCGACGTGGTCGGCCTGGACGTGTCCCTGGCCATCGAGAAGGTGCTGCACGCCGAGTTCCGCGACCCCGGGCTGGCCCCGTCGGCGCTGCTGGAGCACCTCGTCGCGGCCGGCTGCCTCGGCCGCAAGACCGGCCGCGGCTTTCGTGAGTACGCCCGGCGCTGA
- a CDS encoding TetR family transcriptional regulator: MSQPARPQPSDTSETVTPGTRRAAAQRLKMRRELSAAAMELFATKGYEATTVDEIAAAAGVARRTFFRHFRSKEEAIFPDHDDTLVRAEAVLDAAPPHENPLDTVCRGIKEVMRMYAASPAVSVARYHLTREVPTLREAEIASVARYERLFTRYLLGHFDEGAHREGDDDPLLAEVAASAVVTAHNHVLRRWLRADAQGDVEAQLDHAFAIVRETFGAGIGAGRTGGEQSPAAVSREGEVLVAVARTDAPLDEVMRTIRKALTERK; the protein is encoded by the coding sequence ATGTCCCAGCCCGCTCGCCCGCAGCCGTCCGACACGTCCGAGACCGTCACTCCCGGCACCCGCCGCGCGGCGGCACAACGGCTCAAAATGCGCCGTGAATTGTCGGCGGCGGCGATGGAGCTGTTCGCGACCAAGGGCTACGAGGCGACGACGGTCGACGAGATCGCGGCCGCCGCGGGCGTCGCCCGGCGCACCTTCTTCCGCCACTTCCGTTCCAAGGAAGAGGCGATCTTCCCCGACCACGACGACACCCTCGTCCGCGCGGAGGCCGTCCTGGACGCCGCTCCCCCGCACGAGAACCCCCTCGACACGGTCTGCCGTGGCATCAAGGAGGTCATGCGGATGTACGCGGCCTCCCCGGCCGTGTCCGTGGCCCGCTACCACCTGACCCGCGAGGTACCCACCCTCCGGGAGGCGGAGATCGCGTCGGTGGCCCGCTACGAGCGGCTGTTCACCCGCTATCTGCTGGGCCACTTCGACGAGGGCGCCCACCGCGAGGGCGACGACGACCCGCTGCTCGCCGAGGTCGCCGCGTCCGCCGTGGTCACCGCGCACAACCACGTACTGCGGCGCTGGCTGCGGGCCGATGCCCAGGGCGATGTCGAGGCCCAGCTGGACCATGCCTTCGCGATCGTCCGGGAGACCTTCGGCGCCGGCATCGGCGCCGGGCGCACCGGCGGGGAGCAGTCCCCGGCGGCCGTCTCGCGGGAGGGCGAGGTGCTGGTGGCGGTGGCGCGTACGGACGCCCCGCTGGACGAGGTCATGCGCACCATCCGCAAGGCGCTCACCGAGCGGAAGTAG
- the ccrA gene encoding crotonyl-CoA carboxylase/reductase yields MNEILDAILAPDTTSADFAALSIPESYRAVTVHKDEVEMFAGLTTKEKDPRKSLHLEDVAVPELGPGEALVAVMASSVNYNSVWTSIFEPMSTFGFLERYGKLSPLTKRHDLPYHVIGSDLAGVVLRTGPGVNAWGPGDEVVAHCLSVELESSDGHNDTMLDPEQRIWGFETNFGGLAEIALVKSNQLMPKPKHLSWEEAAAPGLVNSTAYRQLVSQNGAGMKQGDNVLIWGASGGLGSYATQFALAGGANPICVVSSDKKAEICRAMGAEAIIDRNAEDYRFWKDEHTQDPKEWKRFGKRIRELTGGEDVDIVFEHPGRETFGASVYVTRKGGTIVTCASTSGYNHEYDNRYLWMSLKRIVGSHFANYREAWEANRLIAKGKIHPTLSKTYTLEETGQAAYDVHRNLHQGKVGVLALAPEEGMGVRDEEMRAKHLDAINRFRNV; encoded by the coding sequence GTGAACGAAATCCTGGACGCAATCCTCGCGCCTGACACCACCAGCGCCGACTTCGCCGCGCTGAGCATCCCCGAGTCCTACCGCGCGGTGACCGTGCACAAGGACGAGGTCGAGATGTTCGCCGGCCTGACCACCAAGGAGAAGGACCCCCGTAAGTCACTGCACCTCGAGGACGTGGCGGTGCCCGAACTGGGCCCCGGCGAGGCGCTGGTGGCCGTGATGGCCTCCTCCGTGAACTACAACTCCGTGTGGACCTCGATCTTCGAGCCGATGTCGACGTTCGGGTTCCTGGAGCGCTACGGCAAGCTCTCCCCGCTCACCAAGCGGCACGACCTGCCGTACCACGTCATCGGCTCGGACCTGGCCGGTGTGGTCCTGCGCACCGGGCCCGGCGTCAACGCCTGGGGCCCCGGTGACGAGGTCGTCGCGCACTGCCTGTCCGTGGAGCTGGAGTCCTCCGACGGCCACAACGACACGATGCTCGACCCCGAGCAGCGCATCTGGGGCTTCGAGACCAACTTCGGCGGTCTGGCCGAGATCGCGCTGGTCAAGTCCAACCAGCTGATGCCCAAGCCGAAGCACCTGAGCTGGGAGGAGGCGGCGGCGCCCGGTCTGGTCAACTCGACCGCCTACCGCCAGCTGGTCTCGCAGAACGGCGCCGGCATGAAGCAGGGCGACAACGTCCTGATCTGGGGCGCCAGCGGCGGACTCGGCTCGTACGCGACGCAGTTCGCGCTGGCCGGCGGCGCCAACCCGATCTGCGTGGTCTCCAGCGACAAGAAGGCCGAGATCTGCCGCGCCATGGGCGCCGAGGCGATCATCGACCGCAACGCCGAGGACTACCGGTTCTGGAAGGACGAGCACACCCAGGACCCCAAGGAGTGGAAGCGCTTCGGCAAGCGCATCCGCGAGCTGACCGGCGGCGAGGACGTGGACATCGTCTTCGAGCACCCCGGCCGCGAGACCTTCGGCGCCTCCGTCTACGTGACGCGCAAGGGCGGCACCATCGTCACCTGCGCCTCGACCTCCGGCTACAACCACGAGTACGACAACCGCTACCTGTGGATGTCGCTGAAGCGGATCGTCGGCTCGCACTTCGCCAACTACCGCGAGGCGTGGGAGGCCAACCGCCTGATCGCCAAGGGCAAGATCCACCCGACCCTGTCGAAGACGTACACCCTCGAAGAGACCGGCCAGGCGGCGTACGACGTGCACCGCAACCTCCACCAGGGCAAGGTCGGCGTGCTGGCGCTGGCCCCCGAGGAGGGCATGGGCGTGCGGGACGAGGAAATGCGCGCCAAGCACCTCGACGCCATCAACCGCTTCCGGAACGTCTGA
- a CDS encoding protein meaA, whose protein sequence is MTERQKDRPWLMRTYAGHSTAEASNELYRRNLAKGQTGLSVAFDLPTQTGYDPDHVLARGEVGRVGVPVSHLGDMRRLFQDIPLDRMNTSMTINATAMWLLALYEVVAEEQGADIAKLSGTTQNDIVKEYLSRGTHVFPPGPSLRLTTDMITYTVAHLPKWNPINICSYHLQEAGATPVQEIAYAMSTAIAVLDAVRDSGQVPPERFGDVVARISFFVNAGVRFVEEMCKMRAFGRIWDKITRERYGIENEKQRRFRYGVQVNSLGLTEAQPENNVQRIVLEMLAVTLSKDARARAVQLPAWNEALGLPRPWDQQWSLRIQQVLAHESDLLEYEDIFAGSHVIEAKVDALVTECLAEIERIQEMGGAMAAVESGYLKSQLVSAHAERRARIEAGEEKIVGVNCYEGTEPNPLTADLDTAIMTVDPANEARVVRALHDWRDNRDEGRAQESLSVLKKTAAGDGNLFAATVECARAGVTTGEWAWALRDVFGEFRAPTGVSSAPLAVAAEDGSPLAAVREKVAKTAAELGSGKLRLLVGKPGLDGHSNGAEQIAVRARDAGFEVIYQGIRLTPEQIVSAAVAEDVHCVGLSILSGSHAELVPDVLARLRRTGVDDMPVIVGGIIPSADATALREAGVAAVFTPKDFGITEIIGRIVDEIRKANRLDPLEVPA, encoded by the coding sequence ATGACTGAGCGTCAGAAGGATCGTCCGTGGCTGATGCGGACCTACGCCGGCCACTCCACCGCCGAGGCGTCCAACGAGCTGTACCGGCGCAACCTCGCCAAGGGCCAGACCGGCCTGTCGGTCGCGTTCGACCTCCCGACGCAGACCGGATACGACCCCGACCACGTCCTCGCCCGCGGCGAGGTCGGCCGGGTCGGGGTCCCGGTCTCCCACCTCGGTGACATGCGCCGTCTGTTCCAGGACATCCCCCTGGACCGGATGAACACCTCGATGACCATCAACGCCACGGCCATGTGGCTGCTGGCGCTGTACGAAGTGGTCGCCGAGGAGCAGGGCGCCGACATCGCCAAGCTGTCGGGGACGACGCAGAACGACATCGTCAAGGAGTACCTCTCGCGCGGGACGCACGTCTTCCCGCCGGGACCCTCCCTGCGGCTGACCACCGACATGATCACGTACACGGTGGCGCACCTCCCCAAGTGGAACCCGATCAACATCTGCAGCTACCACCTGCAGGAAGCGGGCGCCACGCCGGTCCAGGAGATCGCCTACGCGATGTCCACCGCCATCGCGGTGCTGGACGCGGTGCGCGACTCCGGGCAGGTGCCGCCGGAGCGGTTCGGCGATGTCGTGGCCCGTATCTCGTTCTTCGTGAACGCCGGTGTCCGGTTCGTCGAGGAGATGTGCAAGATGCGCGCCTTCGGCCGCATCTGGGACAAGATCACCCGTGAGCGCTACGGCATCGAGAACGAGAAGCAGCGCCGGTTCCGCTACGGCGTCCAGGTCAACTCGCTCGGCCTGACCGAGGCGCAGCCGGAGAACAACGTCCAGCGGATCGTGCTGGAGATGCTGGCCGTCACGCTCTCCAAGGACGCCCGCGCCCGGGCCGTCCAGCTCCCGGCCTGGAACGAGGCGCTGGGGCTGCCGCGGCCCTGGGACCAGCAGTGGTCGCTGCGCATCCAGCAGGTGCTGGCGCACGAGAGCGATCTGCTGGAGTACGAGGACATCTTCGCCGGCTCGCACGTCATCGAGGCCAAGGTGGACGCCCTGGTCACCGAGTGCCTCGCCGAGATCGAGCGGATCCAGGAGATGGGCGGCGCGATGGCCGCCGTGGAGTCCGGCTACCTCAAGTCGCAGCTGGTCTCCGCGCACGCCGAGCGGCGGGCCCGGATAGAGGCCGGCGAGGAGAAGATCGTCGGCGTCAACTGCTACGAGGGCACCGAGCCCAACCCGCTCACCGCCGATCTCGACACGGCCATCATGACCGTCGACCCGGCCAACGAGGCGCGGGTCGTCCGGGCGCTGCACGACTGGCGGGACAACCGCGACGAGGGGCGCGCCCAGGAGTCGCTGTCGGTCCTGAAGAAAACCGCGGCCGGTGACGGCAACCTCTTCGCGGCCACCGTGGAGTGCGCCCGTGCCGGGGTGACGACCGGTGAGTGGGCCTGGGCGCTGCGGGACGTCTTCGGCGAGTTCCGGGCCCCCACCGGCGTCTCCAGCGCCCCGCTGGCGGTCGCCGCCGAGGACGGCAGTCCGCTCGCCGCGGTCCGCGAGAAGGTCGCCAAGACCGCCGCCGAGCTCGGCAGCGGCAAGCTGCGGCTGCTGGTCGGCAAGCCCGGCCTGGACGGGCACAGCAACGGCGCCGAGCAGATCGCCGTACGGGCCCGGGACGCCGGCTTCGAGGTGATCTACCAGGGCATCCGGCTCACCCCCGAGCAGATCGTCTCGGCCGCGGTCGCCGAGGACGTGCACTGCGTCGGACTGTCGATCCTCTCCGGCTCGCACGCCGAGCTGGTGCCGGACGTGCTGGCCCGGCTGCGCCGCACCGGCGTCGACGACATGCCGGTCATCGTCGGCGGCATCATTCCCTCCGCCGACGCAACCGCGCTGCGGGAGGCCGGAGTGGCGGCGGTCTTCACCCCCAAGGACTTCGGTATTACGGAGATCATCGGCCGTATCGTCGACGAGATCCGGAAAGCGAACCGGCTCGACCCACTGGAGGTCCCCGCATGA
- a CDS encoding HpcH/HpaI aldolase/citrate lyase family protein: MTQANRPSGGRPRRSCLAVPGSNPRFLEKAQGLPADQVFLDLEDACAPLAKEGARHHIVEALNEGDWTGKTRVVRVNDWTTHWTYRDVITVVEGAGQNLDCIMLPKVQDAQQIVALDLLLTQIEKTMGFEAGRIGIEAQIENAKGLVNVDAIAGASPRLETIIFGPADFMASINMKSLVVGEQPPGYGADAYHYILMRILMAARTYDLQAIDGPYLQIKNVDGYREVAGRAAALGFDGKWVLHPGQVEAANEVFSPSQEDYDHAELILDAYEWHTSEAGGAKGSAMLGDEMIDEASRKMALVVAGKGRAAGMIRTSKFEAPEA; encoded by the coding sequence ATGACCCAGGCGAACCGCCCGTCCGGCGGCCGGCCGCGCCGCTCCTGCCTCGCGGTCCCCGGCAGCAACCCGCGCTTCCTGGAGAAGGCTCAGGGGCTCCCGGCCGACCAGGTCTTCCTGGACCTGGAGGACGCCTGCGCGCCGCTCGCCAAGGAAGGCGCCCGGCACCACATCGTCGAGGCGCTGAACGAGGGCGACTGGACCGGCAAGACACGGGTCGTACGGGTCAACGACTGGACCACGCACTGGACGTACCGGGACGTCATCACGGTCGTCGAGGGCGCGGGCCAGAATCTCGACTGCATCATGCTCCCGAAGGTCCAGGACGCCCAGCAGATCGTGGCGCTGGACCTGCTGCTGACGCAGATCGAGAAGACCATGGGCTTCGAGGCCGGCCGGATCGGCATCGAGGCCCAGATCGAGAACGCCAAGGGTCTGGTGAACGTCGACGCCATCGCCGGCGCCTCGCCCCGGCTGGAGACCATCATCTTCGGCCCGGCCGACTTCATGGCGTCGATCAACATGAAGTCGCTGGTGGTCGGCGAGCAGCCGCCCGGCTATGGGGCGGACGCCTATCACTACATTCTGATGCGCATTCTGATGGCGGCCCGCACCTACGATCTGCAGGCGATCGACGGGCCGTACCTTCAGATCAAGAACGTTGACGGTTATCGCGAGGTCGCCGGCCGGGCCGCCGCCCTCGGGTTCGACGGCAAGTGGGTGCTGCACCCCGGTCAGGTCGAGGCCGCCAATGAGGTGTTCTCCCCGTCGCAGGAGGACTACGACCACGCCGAGCTGATCCTGGACGCCTACGAGTGGCACACCTCGGAGGCGGGCGGGGCCAAGGGTTCCGCGATGCTCGGCGACGAGATGATCGACGAGGCGAGCCGGAAGATGGCGCTGGTCGTCGCCGGCAAGGGCCGGGCCGCCGGCATGATCCGCACGTCCAAGTTCGAGGCCCCGGAGGCATAA
- a CDS encoding MaoC family dehydratase, whose translation MQFGRTYEEFTVGDVYKHWPGKTVTEYDDHLFCLLTMNHHPLHMDSNYAEQTTDFGKNVVVGNYIYSLLLGMSVPDVSGKAIANLEIESLKHVAPTFHGDTLYGETTVLDKTPSKSKSDRGIVYVETKGYKQDGTLVCVFRRKVMVPTATYIKERGGEQPGRPELQAPTAKKEK comes from the coding sequence ATGCAGTTCGGCCGTACCTATGAAGAGTTCACCGTCGGCGATGTGTACAAGCACTGGCCCGGAAAAACCGTCACCGAATACGACGACCACCTCTTCTGTCTGCTCACCATGAATCACCACCCGCTGCACATGGACAGCAACTATGCGGAGCAGACCACCGACTTCGGCAAGAACGTCGTCGTCGGCAATTACATCTACTCCCTGCTGCTGGGCATGTCGGTGCCCGATGTCTCCGGAAAGGCCATCGCCAATCTGGAGATCGAGTCGCTGAAGCATGTGGCACCCACCTTCCACGGCGACACGCTCTACGGCGAGACGACCGTGCTCGACAAGACACCGTCGAAGTCCAAGTCCGACCGCGGCATCGTGTACGTCGAGACCAAGGGCTACAAGCAGGACGGCACCCTGGTCTGCGTCTTCCGGCGCAAGGTCATGGTCCCCACCGCCACCTACATCAAGGAGCGCGGCGGCGAGCAGCCCGGCCGCCCGGAGCTGCAGGCCCCGACGGCCAAGAAGGAGAAGTAG